A part of Deinococcota bacterium genomic DNA contains:
- a CDS encoding methyltransferase domain-containing protein, translating into MQRSKRKPSKLPPVSGKRLASSPQAGRAGRAQPFEAQPFEAQVLDGLKPFAERELARLRNLSLGASADPEAVPFRYAGPWARLAELRTVVAVYLVERFDVPRPKALLGHQHLRRLLGRILELRAAAPFGSFRLSAAGRDTEVYSRLTAALGEGSGLAHDADEGDLLLRVRPTMSSGGGSGNGWEVLLRLTPRPLSARRERVCNLEGGLNATVAAAMLACAPARPGDRVLNLMCGSGTLLIERHAQTPAARLVGVDLNPKALDCARENLAAAGASAELLKGDATALPFAPGSFDLVLTDPPWGDQVGSHEANTELYPALLAEAARVAAPGATFVLLSHEIRLLERVLTGQRAWHLEASHRVYHGGHYPRLYVLRRG; encoded by the coding sequence GTGCAGCGTTCCAAGCGGAAGCCCTCGAAGCTTCCACCCGTCTCCGGCAAGCGGCTTGCGTCGTCTCCCCAAGCCGGGCGCGCCGGGCGGGCCCAACCCTTCGAAGCCCAACCCTTCGAGGCGCAGGTCCTGGACGGTCTCAAGCCCTTCGCCGAGCGCGAGCTGGCGCGGCTGCGCAACCTGAGTCTGGGCGCGAGCGCCGACCCTGAGGCCGTGCCCTTTCGCTACGCCGGTCCCTGGGCGCGGCTGGCCGAGTTGCGCACGGTCGTCGCCGTCTACCTCGTCGAACGCTTCGACGTGCCGAGGCCCAAGGCGCTGCTCGGCCACCAGCACCTGCGGCGCCTCTTGGGGCGCATCCTCGAGTTGCGAGCGGCGGCGCCGTTTGGCAGCTTTCGTCTGAGCGCAGCGGGGCGTGATACAGAGGTCTACTCGAGGCTCACCGCCGCGCTAGGGGAGGGCAGCGGCCTGGCGCATGACGCCGACGAGGGCGACCTGCTCTTGCGCGTTCGTCCTACCATGTCTTCTGGTGGTGGGTCCGGTAACGGCTGGGAGGTGCTCTTGCGCCTCACGCCGCGCCCGCTCTCGGCGCGACGTGAGCGCGTCTGCAACCTGGAGGGTGGGCTCAACGCCACGGTGGCCGCGGCCATGCTGGCCTGTGCTCCGGCCCGGCCGGGCGACCGCGTGCTCAACCTGATGTGCGGCTCGGGCACCCTGCTTATCGAGCGCCACGCCCAGACCCCGGCGGCGCGGCTCGTCGGCGTCGATCTGAACCCAAAAGCTCTCGACTGCGCCAGAGAAAACTTGGCGGCGGCCGGCGCGAGCGCCGAACTCCTCAAAGGCGACGCCACCGCGCTTCCTTTCGCCCCAGGGAGCTTCGACCTCGTCCTGACCGACCCGCCCTGGGGCGACCAGGTCGGCAGCCATGAGGCCAATACCGAACTCTATCCCGCGCTCCTTGCGGAGGCGGCCCGGGTGGCGGCGCCGGGGGCGACGTTCGTGCTGCTCAGCCACGAGATCAGGCTGTTGGAGCGGGTCTTGACCGGGCAAAGGGCCTGGCACCTCGAGGCCAGCCACCGCGTCTACCACGGCGGCCACTACCCGCGTCTCTACGTCCTCCGGCGTGGGTAG